A single Vespula vulgaris chromosome 3, iyVesVulg1.1, whole genome shotgun sequence DNA region contains:
- the LOC127062101 gene encoding vinculin isoform X3 encodes MPVFHTKTIESILEPVAQQVSRLVILHEEAEDGNAMPDLGKPVQAVSMAVTNLIKVGKETINSSDDALLKQDMPAALQRVEGASRLLEEASAMLKQDPYSGPARKKLIEGSRGILQGTSSLLLCFDESEVRKIIRECKRVLDYLAVTEVIETMEDLVHFLKNLSPCLSKVSREVSAREKELTHQVHREILIRCLEQVKTLAPILICSMKIFIHIISQGGKGAEEAAENRNYLSGRMSDELNEIIRVLQLTTYDEEEWDADQLTVLKKAQSAIESRIRAAYDWLDDGLALRGGVGEKSLRQIVEQASRLAERYLSPSQAEPLSKLASQIITMTDALCELRQNEKGTTPQAEALARGIKEKLNELRSCVASALVAADKSGTAQTAHTVAGRLEQANKWLLNPQQDDKGLGQKAIALIIHEGKKNQQHVANVAEGLPGIHKVEILQLCDEVDNLSHQLGDLCAHGQGNTPRAQEIARQLSHKLYELKNRIQQAVVSRVVEDFIDITTPLKQFTDAVLAPEGTPGRDQNFNDKTHALQTFSNRAAKTARMVAAGGSGGNKKLAEALAASASQVESLTPQLVNAGRIRMTYPDSKAADEHFENLRQQYAETMQRARALCDEATDSGDFIRTSEEQMQKHTYLCEEAIAKSYPQKMVDNTAAIARLADRVILVAKQESDNSEDPAFIQRVNQATDTLQNSIAPMIQNAKYVTINTNDNTAAYHWRESNRALLSNVGQVHKAIVVHPDLVQPPSMSQLHITDEEQMPSQQYNYFTDKVGQPLRNQPSPSNLRVISPTLGSNKPQHRSLSPLPKWARGGDNPDLLYQELASDNELEKSICAGGYIDYYDDEVAPPRPPLPGGDIPPPRPPPPETDDEDEMFMHAPQPNQPIMMAAHGLHQEVRQWSSKDNEIIAAAKKMAVLMGKLSGLVRGEGGNKRDLIACAKAIAEASQEVTRLAKELARECTDKRIRTNLLQVCERIPTIGTQLKILSTVKATMLGAQEMLPSWEELMLYGTEEDQEATDMLVGNAQNLMQSVKETVRAAECASIKIRTASGMKLRWVRRQPWYQY; translated from the exons ATGCCGGTGTTTCACACAAAGACTATAGAAAGTATTCTTGAACCTGTCGCACAGCag GTTTCAAGACTTGTCATTTTACATGAAGAAGCTGAAGATGGAAATGCAATGCCAGATTTGGGAAAGCCTGTACAGGCAGTTAGTATGGCAGTGACTAATTTGATAAAA gttggcaaagaaacaataaattcTTCAGATGATGCTTTGCTCAAGCAAGACATGCCTGCAGCATTGCAACGCGTGGAGGGGGCTTCGCGTCTTTTAGAAGAAGCATCTGCAATGTTAAAACAAGATCCTTATTCTGGACCTGCCAG aaagaaactTATAGAAGGTTCCCGTGGTATTCTGCAAGGAACTAGTTCTTTACTGTTATGTTTTGATGAAAGTGAAgtacgaaaaataattagagaATGTAAACGCGTTTTGGATTATTTAGCTGTTACTGAAGTCATTGAAACAATGGAAGATTTGGTTCACTTCCTTAAAAATTTAAGTCCATGCTTAAGTAAGGTATCGAGAGAAGTAAGCGCtcgtgaaaaagaattaactcATCAAGTTCATAGAGAAATCCTCATACGATGTTTAGAGCAg gtgAAAACTTTGGCACCAATCCTTATTTGttctatgaaaatttttattcacatCATATCTCAAGGTGGAAAAGGAGCTGAAGAGGCAGCTGAaaatcgtaattatttaaGTGGACGAATGTCTGACGAACTGAATGAAATAATCAGAGTTTTACAATTAACAACATATGATGAAGAGGAATGGGATGCTGATCAATTAACA GTCTTGAAAAAAGCACAGAGTGCTATAGAATCTAGAATACGTGCTGCATACGATTGGTTGGATGATGGACTCGCTTTACGTGGAGGTGTAGGAGAAAAAAGTCTTCGGCAAATAGTGGAACAAGCATCGCGATTAGCCGAACgatatctttctccttctcaagCAGAACCATTATCGAAATTAGCTTCACAAATAATTACCATGACAGATGCTTTATGCGAACTGcgtcaaaatgaaaaag GAACTACACCACAAGCAGAAGCTCTGGCGCGtggtataaaagaaaaattaaatgaattacgCAGTTGCGTAGCATCTGCCTTAGTAGCCGCTGATAAATCAGGAACAGCTCAAACTGCACATACCGTCGCAGGTCGTTTGGAACAAGCTAATAAATGGCTTTTAAATCCACAACAAGATGATAAAGGACTTGGTCAAAAGGCTATAGCTTTGATAATAcatgaaggaaaaaag AACCAACAGCATGTAGCGAAT gTTGCTGAAGGTTTACCTGGTATACATAAAGTAGAGATTCTACAATTATGTGATGAAGTTGATAATTTATCTCATCAACTTGGAGATTTATGTGCTCATGGTCAAGGAAATACACCAAGAGCTCAAGAGATAGCACGTCAACTATCGCATAAATTGTACGAGCTAAAGAATAGGATACAACAGGCTGTTGTATCACGGGTAGTTGAAGATTTCATCGATATTACGACACCTTTAAAGCAATTTACGGATGCTGTCTTGGCACCAGAAGGTACACCAGGAAGAGATCAAAATTTCAATGACAAAACTCATGCTCTCCAAACATTTTCTAATAGAGCAGCAAAAACGGCTAGAATGGTTGCAGCTGGTG GTAGTGgaggtaataaaaaattagctGAGGCATTAGCTGCAAGTGCTTCACAAGTTGAATCATTAACACCTCAATTGGTTAATGCTGGTCGAATTCGTATGACGTATCCGGACAGTAAAGCAGCCGATGAACATTTTGAAAATCTTAGACAACAATATGCCGAAACTATGCAGCGAGCAAGAGCATTGTGCGATGAAGCAACTGATAGTGGCGATTTTATTAGAACTTCAGAAGAACAAATGCAAAAGCATACATATCTTTGCGAAGAAGCTATTGCAAAATCTTATCCACAAAAAATGGTTGACAATACAGCTGCTATTGCAAGGTTGGCTGATAGGGTAATACTCGTGGCTAAACAAGAAAGTGATAATAGCGAGGATCCTGCTTTTATTCAAAGAGTTAATCAAGCAACTGATACTTTACAAAATA GTATTGCCCCAATGATCCAGAATGCAAAATATGTTACTATCAATACTAATGATAACACTGCAGCATATCATTGGAGAGAAAGCAATCGTGCT CTTTTATCCAATGTCGGACAAGTACATAAGGCTATTGTAGTACATCCAGATTTGGTTCAACCACCATCAATGTCGCAGCTGCATATCACCGATG AGGAACAAATGCCAAGTCAACAATATAATTACTTCACAGATAAAG ttGGTCAGCCTTTGAGAAATCAACCCTCACCCAGCAATTTACGCGTGATCAGCCCCACACTAGGTTCAAATAAACCACAACATCGTTCTCTTAGTCCATTACCAAAATGGGCACGTGGAG GAGATAACCCAGATCTCCTCTATCAAGAACTGGCTTCTGACAACGAGTTGGAAAAGTCAATTTGTGCTGGAG gctatattgattattatgatGATG AAGTTGCACCACCACGTCCACCATTACCTGGTGGTGATATTCCACCACCAAGACCTCCACCTCCAGAAACGGATGACGAAGACGAAATGTTCATGCATGCACCTCAACCAAATCAACCAATAATG ATGGCTGCACATGGTTTACATCAAGAAGTACGACAGTGGTCAAGCaaagataatgaaattattgcaGCAGCTAAAAAAATGGCTGTCTTGATGGGTAAATTATCTGGTTTAGTTAGAGGAGAAGGTGGAAATAAGAGAGATCTTATAGCTTGTGCTAAAGCTATAGCCGAAGCTTCTCAGGAAGTAACACGTCTTGCAAAAGAACTTGCTAGAGAATGTACTGATAAACGAATTCGTACG aatttaCTTCAAGTTTGTGAACGTATACCAACTATTGGAacacaattaaaaattttatctacaGTAAAAGCTACAATGCTTGGAGCACAAG AGATGCTCCCTAGCTGGGAAGAATTGATGCTTTATg GTACAGAAGAAGATCAGGAGGCAACTGATATGCTTGTTGGAAATGCTCAAAATCTTATGCAGAGTGTCAAAGAAACTGTACGTGCTGCAGAATGTGCAAGTATAAAGATTCGTACTGCTTCTGGTATGAAATTACGATGGGTACGTCGTCAACCATGGTAccaatattaa
- the LOC127062101 gene encoding vinculin isoform X9, whose protein sequence is MFRAGGKGAEEAAENRNYLSGRMSDELNEIIRVLQLTTYDEEEWDADQLTVLKKAQSAIESRIRAAYDWLDDGLALRGGVGEKSLRQIVEQASRLAERYLSPSQAEPLSKLASQIITMTDALCELRQNEKGTTPQAEALARGIKEKLNELRSCVASALVAADKSGTAQTAHTVAGRLEQANKWLLNPQQDDKGLGQKAIALIIHEGKKNQQHVANVAEGLPGIHKVEILQLCDEVDNLSHQLGDLCAHGQGNTPRAQEIARQLSHKLYELKNRIQQAVVSRVVEDFIDITTPLKQFTDAVLAPEGTPGRDQNFNDKTHALQTFSNRAAKTARMVAAGGSGGNKKLAEALAASASQVESLTPQLVNAGRIRMTYPDSKAADEHFENLRQQYAETMQRARALCDEATDSGDFIRTSEEQMQKHTYLCEEAIAKSYPQKMVDNTAAIARLADRVILVAKQESDNSEDPAFIQRVNQATDTLQNSIAPMIQNAKYVTINTNDNTAAYHWRESNRALLSNVGQVHKAIVVHPDLVQPPSMSQLHITDEEQMPSQQYNYFTDKVGQPLRNQPSPSNLRVISPTLGSNKPQHRSLSPLPKWARGGDNPDLLYQELASDNELEKSICAGGYIDYYDDEVAPPRPPLPGGDIPPPRPPPPETDDEDEMFMHAPQPNQPIMMAAHGLHQEVRQWSSKDNEIIAAAKKMAVLMGKLSGLVRGEGGNKRDLIACAKAIAEASQEVTRLAKELARECTDKRIRTNLLQVCERIPTIGTQLKILSTVKATMLGAQEMLPSWEELMLYGKRINKLCLMLYITFFSFSFCHFLSSLIFTYLTICNYLVKMHANLASFKTQTHKFAMLCLILH, encoded by the exons ATGTTTAGAGCAg GTGGAAAAGGAGCTGAAGAGGCAGCTGAaaatcgtaattatttaaGTGGACGAATGTCTGACGAACTGAATGAAATAATCAGAGTTTTACAATTAACAACATATGATGAAGAGGAATGGGATGCTGATCAATTAACA GTCTTGAAAAAAGCACAGAGTGCTATAGAATCTAGAATACGTGCTGCATACGATTGGTTGGATGATGGACTCGCTTTACGTGGAGGTGTAGGAGAAAAAAGTCTTCGGCAAATAGTGGAACAAGCATCGCGATTAGCCGAACgatatctttctccttctcaagCAGAACCATTATCGAAATTAGCTTCACAAATAATTACCATGACAGATGCTTTATGCGAACTGcgtcaaaatgaaaaag GAACTACACCACAAGCAGAAGCTCTGGCGCGtggtataaaagaaaaattaaatgaattacgCAGTTGCGTAGCATCTGCCTTAGTAGCCGCTGATAAATCAGGAACAGCTCAAACTGCACATACCGTCGCAGGTCGTTTGGAACAAGCTAATAAATGGCTTTTAAATCCACAACAAGATGATAAAGGACTTGGTCAAAAGGCTATAGCTTTGATAATAcatgaaggaaaaaag AACCAACAGCATGTAGCGAAT gTTGCTGAAGGTTTACCTGGTATACATAAAGTAGAGATTCTACAATTATGTGATGAAGTTGATAATTTATCTCATCAACTTGGAGATTTATGTGCTCATGGTCAAGGAAATACACCAAGAGCTCAAGAGATAGCACGTCAACTATCGCATAAATTGTACGAGCTAAAGAATAGGATACAACAGGCTGTTGTATCACGGGTAGTTGAAGATTTCATCGATATTACGACACCTTTAAAGCAATTTACGGATGCTGTCTTGGCACCAGAAGGTACACCAGGAAGAGATCAAAATTTCAATGACAAAACTCATGCTCTCCAAACATTTTCTAATAGAGCAGCAAAAACGGCTAGAATGGTTGCAGCTGGTG GTAGTGgaggtaataaaaaattagctGAGGCATTAGCTGCAAGTGCTTCACAAGTTGAATCATTAACACCTCAATTGGTTAATGCTGGTCGAATTCGTATGACGTATCCGGACAGTAAAGCAGCCGATGAACATTTTGAAAATCTTAGACAACAATATGCCGAAACTATGCAGCGAGCAAGAGCATTGTGCGATGAAGCAACTGATAGTGGCGATTTTATTAGAACTTCAGAAGAACAAATGCAAAAGCATACATATCTTTGCGAAGAAGCTATTGCAAAATCTTATCCACAAAAAATGGTTGACAATACAGCTGCTATTGCAAGGTTGGCTGATAGGGTAATACTCGTGGCTAAACAAGAAAGTGATAATAGCGAGGATCCTGCTTTTATTCAAAGAGTTAATCAAGCAACTGATACTTTACAAAATA GTATTGCCCCAATGATCCAGAATGCAAAATATGTTACTATCAATACTAATGATAACACTGCAGCATATCATTGGAGAGAAAGCAATCGTGCT CTTTTATCCAATGTCGGACAAGTACATAAGGCTATTGTAGTACATCCAGATTTGGTTCAACCACCATCAATGTCGCAGCTGCATATCACCGATG AGGAACAAATGCCAAGTCAACAATATAATTACTTCACAGATAAAG ttGGTCAGCCTTTGAGAAATCAACCCTCACCCAGCAATTTACGCGTGATCAGCCCCACACTAGGTTCAAATAAACCACAACATCGTTCTCTTAGTCCATTACCAAAATGGGCACGTGGAG GAGATAACCCAGATCTCCTCTATCAAGAACTGGCTTCTGACAACGAGTTGGAAAAGTCAATTTGTGCTGGAG gctatattgattattatgatGATG AAGTTGCACCACCACGTCCACCATTACCTGGTGGTGATATTCCACCACCAAGACCTCCACCTCCAGAAACGGATGACGAAGACGAAATGTTCATGCATGCACCTCAACCAAATCAACCAATAATG ATGGCTGCACATGGTTTACATCAAGAAGTACGACAGTGGTCAAGCaaagataatgaaattattgcaGCAGCTAAAAAAATGGCTGTCTTGATGGGTAAATTATCTGGTTTAGTTAGAGGAGAAGGTGGAAATAAGAGAGATCTTATAGCTTGTGCTAAAGCTATAGCCGAAGCTTCTCAGGAAGTAACACGTCTTGCAAAAGAACTTGCTAGAGAATGTACTGATAAACGAATTCGTACG aatttaCTTCAAGTTTGTGAACGTATACCAACTATTGGAacacaattaaaaattttatctacaGTAAAAGCTACAATGCTTGGAGCACAAG AGATGCTCCCTAGCTGGGAAGAATTGATGCTTTATggtaaaagaattaataaattatgctTGATGTTATATAtcacctttttctctttctctttttgtcactttttatcttctttaatttttacatatcttACTATTTGCAATTATCTCGTCAAAATGCATGCAAATTTAGCATCTTTTAAAACGCAGACACACAAATTTGCAATGTTATGTTTAATATTGCATTAG
- the LOC127062101 gene encoding vinculin isoform X2, whose product MPVFHTKTIESILEPVAQQVSRLVILHEEAEDGNAMPDLGKPVQAVSMAVTNLIKVGKETINSSDDALLKQDMPAALQRVEGASRLLEEASAMLKQDPYSGPARKKLIEGSRGILQGTSSLLLCFDESEVRKIIRECKRVLDYLAVTEVIETMEDLVHFLKNLSPCLSKVSREVSAREKELTHQVHREILIRCLEQVKTLAPILICSMKIFIHIISQGGKGAEEAAENRNYLSGRMSDELNEIIRVLQLTTYDEEEWDADQLTVLKKAQSAIESRIRAAYDWLDDGLALRGGVGEKSLRQIVEQASRLAERYLSPSQAEPLSKLASQIITMTDALCELRQNEKGTTPQAEALARGIKEKLNELRSCVASALVAADKSGTAQTAHTVAGRLEQANKWLLNPQQDDKGLGQKAIALIIHEGKKVAEGLPGIHKVEILQLCDEVDNLSHQLGDLCAHGQGNTPRAQEIARQLSHKLYELKNRIQQAVVSRVVEDFIDITTPLKQFTDAVLAPEGTPGRDQNFNDKTHALQTFSNRAAKTARMVAAGGSGGNKKLAEALAASASQVESLTPQLVNAGRIRMTYPDSKAADEHFENLRQQYAETMQRARALCDEATDSGDFIRTSEEQMQKHTYLCEEAIAKSYPQKMVDNTAAIARLADRVILVAKQESDNSEDPAFIQRVNQATDTLQNSIAPMIQNAKYVTINTNDNTAAYHWRESNRALLSNVGQVHKAIVVHPDLVQPPSMSQLHITDEEQMPSQQYNYFTDKVGQPLRNQPSPSNLRVISPTLGSNKPQHRSLSPLPKWARGGDNPDLLYQELASDNELEKSICAGGYIDYYDDEVAPPRPPLPGGDIPPPRPPPPETDDEDEMFMHAPQPNQPIMMAAHGLHQEVRQWSSKDNEIIAAAKKMAVLMGKLSGLVRGEGGNKRDLIACAKAIAEASQEVTRLAKELARECTDKRIRTNLLQVCERIPTIGTQLKILSTVKATMLGAQEMLPSWEELMLYGKRINKLCLMLYITFFSFSFCHFLSSLIFTYLTICNYLVKMHANLASFKTQTHKFAMLCLILH is encoded by the exons ATGCCGGTGTTTCACACAAAGACTATAGAAAGTATTCTTGAACCTGTCGCACAGCag GTTTCAAGACTTGTCATTTTACATGAAGAAGCTGAAGATGGAAATGCAATGCCAGATTTGGGAAAGCCTGTACAGGCAGTTAGTATGGCAGTGACTAATTTGATAAAA gttggcaaagaaacaataaattcTTCAGATGATGCTTTGCTCAAGCAAGACATGCCTGCAGCATTGCAACGCGTGGAGGGGGCTTCGCGTCTTTTAGAAGAAGCATCTGCAATGTTAAAACAAGATCCTTATTCTGGACCTGCCAG aaagaaactTATAGAAGGTTCCCGTGGTATTCTGCAAGGAACTAGTTCTTTACTGTTATGTTTTGATGAAAGTGAAgtacgaaaaataattagagaATGTAAACGCGTTTTGGATTATTTAGCTGTTACTGAAGTCATTGAAACAATGGAAGATTTGGTTCACTTCCTTAAAAATTTAAGTCCATGCTTAAGTAAGGTATCGAGAGAAGTAAGCGCtcgtgaaaaagaattaactcATCAAGTTCATAGAGAAATCCTCATACGATGTTTAGAGCAg gtgAAAACTTTGGCACCAATCCTTATTTGttctatgaaaatttttattcacatCATATCTCAAGGTGGAAAAGGAGCTGAAGAGGCAGCTGAaaatcgtaattatttaaGTGGACGAATGTCTGACGAACTGAATGAAATAATCAGAGTTTTACAATTAACAACATATGATGAAGAGGAATGGGATGCTGATCAATTAACA GTCTTGAAAAAAGCACAGAGTGCTATAGAATCTAGAATACGTGCTGCATACGATTGGTTGGATGATGGACTCGCTTTACGTGGAGGTGTAGGAGAAAAAAGTCTTCGGCAAATAGTGGAACAAGCATCGCGATTAGCCGAACgatatctttctccttctcaagCAGAACCATTATCGAAATTAGCTTCACAAATAATTACCATGACAGATGCTTTATGCGAACTGcgtcaaaatgaaaaag GAACTACACCACAAGCAGAAGCTCTGGCGCGtggtataaaagaaaaattaaatgaattacgCAGTTGCGTAGCATCTGCCTTAGTAGCCGCTGATAAATCAGGAACAGCTCAAACTGCACATACCGTCGCAGGTCGTTTGGAACAAGCTAATAAATGGCTTTTAAATCCACAACAAGATGATAAAGGACTTGGTCAAAAGGCTATAGCTTTGATAATAcatgaaggaaaaaag gTTGCTGAAGGTTTACCTGGTATACATAAAGTAGAGATTCTACAATTATGTGATGAAGTTGATAATTTATCTCATCAACTTGGAGATTTATGTGCTCATGGTCAAGGAAATACACCAAGAGCTCAAGAGATAGCACGTCAACTATCGCATAAATTGTACGAGCTAAAGAATAGGATACAACAGGCTGTTGTATCACGGGTAGTTGAAGATTTCATCGATATTACGACACCTTTAAAGCAATTTACGGATGCTGTCTTGGCACCAGAAGGTACACCAGGAAGAGATCAAAATTTCAATGACAAAACTCATGCTCTCCAAACATTTTCTAATAGAGCAGCAAAAACGGCTAGAATGGTTGCAGCTGGTG GTAGTGgaggtaataaaaaattagctGAGGCATTAGCTGCAAGTGCTTCACAAGTTGAATCATTAACACCTCAATTGGTTAATGCTGGTCGAATTCGTATGACGTATCCGGACAGTAAAGCAGCCGATGAACATTTTGAAAATCTTAGACAACAATATGCCGAAACTATGCAGCGAGCAAGAGCATTGTGCGATGAAGCAACTGATAGTGGCGATTTTATTAGAACTTCAGAAGAACAAATGCAAAAGCATACATATCTTTGCGAAGAAGCTATTGCAAAATCTTATCCACAAAAAATGGTTGACAATACAGCTGCTATTGCAAGGTTGGCTGATAGGGTAATACTCGTGGCTAAACAAGAAAGTGATAATAGCGAGGATCCTGCTTTTATTCAAAGAGTTAATCAAGCAACTGATACTTTACAAAATA GTATTGCCCCAATGATCCAGAATGCAAAATATGTTACTATCAATACTAATGATAACACTGCAGCATATCATTGGAGAGAAAGCAATCGTGCT CTTTTATCCAATGTCGGACAAGTACATAAGGCTATTGTAGTACATCCAGATTTGGTTCAACCACCATCAATGTCGCAGCTGCATATCACCGATG AGGAACAAATGCCAAGTCAACAATATAATTACTTCACAGATAAAG ttGGTCAGCCTTTGAGAAATCAACCCTCACCCAGCAATTTACGCGTGATCAGCCCCACACTAGGTTCAAATAAACCACAACATCGTTCTCTTAGTCCATTACCAAAATGGGCACGTGGAG GAGATAACCCAGATCTCCTCTATCAAGAACTGGCTTCTGACAACGAGTTGGAAAAGTCAATTTGTGCTGGAG gctatattgattattatgatGATG AAGTTGCACCACCACGTCCACCATTACCTGGTGGTGATATTCCACCACCAAGACCTCCACCTCCAGAAACGGATGACGAAGACGAAATGTTCATGCATGCACCTCAACCAAATCAACCAATAATG ATGGCTGCACATGGTTTACATCAAGAAGTACGACAGTGGTCAAGCaaagataatgaaattattgcaGCAGCTAAAAAAATGGCTGTCTTGATGGGTAAATTATCTGGTTTAGTTAGAGGAGAAGGTGGAAATAAGAGAGATCTTATAGCTTGTGCTAAAGCTATAGCCGAAGCTTCTCAGGAAGTAACACGTCTTGCAAAAGAACTTGCTAGAGAATGTACTGATAAACGAATTCGTACG aatttaCTTCAAGTTTGTGAACGTATACCAACTATTGGAacacaattaaaaattttatctacaGTAAAAGCTACAATGCTTGGAGCACAAG AGATGCTCCCTAGCTGGGAAGAATTGATGCTTTATggtaaaagaattaataaattatgctTGATGTTATATAtcacctttttctctttctctttttgtcactttttatcttctttaatttttacatatcttACTATTTGCAATTATCTCGTCAAAATGCATGCAAATTTAGCATCTTTTAAAACGCAGACACACAAATTTGCAATGTTATGTTTAATATTGCATTAG